In one window of Thermodesulfobacteriota bacterium DNA:
- a CDS encoding carboxymuconolactone decarboxylase family protein gives MKADVRKELPEFLQNVIKRYPGVWDSFDALGNSIRDLPGGIDRKTQHLVKLGIAIGAGSEGAVHSHVRRAKKAGFTNEEIYHAALLSITTIGWPGAVARLSWIDDELKEIKAKKVA, from the coding sequence ATGAAAGCAGACGTTAGAAAAGAGCTGCCCGAGTTCCTTCAAAATGTAATAAAAAGGTACCCGGGGGTGTGGGACAGCTTTGACGCGCTCGGGAACTCCATCAGAGACCTGCCCGGCGGCATCGACAGGAAAACCCAGCACCTTGTGAAGCTGGGGATAGCCATAGGCGCAGGCAGCGAAGGGGCCGTCCACTCACATGTGCGGAGGGCCAAAAAGGCCGGTTTCACGAACGAAGAGATATACCATGCCGCGCTGCTCTCGATAACAACCATAGGCTGGCCCGGCGCGGTGGCAAGGCTCTCCTGGATAGACGATGAGCTGAAGGAGATCAAGGCCAAAAAGGTCGCCTGA
- a CDS encoding BON domain-containing protein — MVRYKVSRFLAVFILAAVLSACAATETTRTAGETVDDATVTSRVKANLLQDEALRALQIDVDTYRGVVQLNGFVNTDEDARRAAEIARETPGVASVQNNLQTPPPPRG; from the coding sequence ATGGTGAGATATAAAGTATCGAGGTTCCTTGCAGTCTTCATTCTCGCAGCCGTGCTGAGCGCCTGCGCCGCGACAGAGACGACAAGGACCGCGGGCGAGACGGTGGACGACGCTACGGTAACGTCGCGAGTAAAAGCCAACCTCCTGCAGGACGAGGCTTTGCGGGCGCTCCAGATAGACGTGGACACATACAGGGGCGTTGTCCAGCTGAACGGGTTTGTGAACACTGATGAAGACGCCAGGAGGGCGGCCGAGATAGCAAGGGAAACCCCGGGCGTGGCCTCGGTGCAGAACAACCTGCAAACGCCGCCACCGCCGAGGGGATAG
- a CDS encoding transglycosylase SLT domain-containing protein: protein MPSIKDTLAKHASGEDIEAENRREIAKSIEEMRYWGGLVASMNPSLTSSEADEIGSAVVKYSGQYGLSPRLIVAVIMVESSGRVSAVSPKGAKGLMQVMPFWKKELGIEGTLFDIDTNIGAGAHILAHYINRYGFEEGIARYYRGTLPVSGDAYIGKVQKAMESIG, encoded by the coding sequence ATGCCCTCGATAAAGGACACATTGGCAAAGCACGCGTCAGGCGAAGACATTGAGGCAGAGAACCGTCGTGAGATTGCCAAGAGCATTGAGGAGATGCGCTACTGGGGCGGCCTGGTCGCGTCGATGAACCCATCGCTTACAAGCTCCGAGGCGGACGAGATCGGCAGCGCCGTCGTCAAATACAGCGGCCAGTACGGGCTTTCGCCAAGGCTCATCGTGGCCGTAATCATGGTCGAATCGAGCGGCAGGGTTTCTGCCGTGAGCCCGAAGGGGGCGAAGGGTCTGATGCAGGTGATGCCGTTCTGGAAAAAAGAGCTGGGCATCGAGGGCACGCTTTTCGATATCGACACGAACATAGGGGCCGGCGCTCATATACTTGCTCATTATATCAACCGCTATGGGTTCGAGGAGGGGATAGCAAGGTATTACCGCGGGACACTTCCGGTGAGCGGGGACGCTTACATCGGGAAGGTGCAAAAGGCGATGGAGTCCATCGGCTGA
- a CDS encoding DUF1540 domain-containing protein, whose product MAKPIQSCTDMPKVKACEVTDCAYNIDRNCHAIAITVGNSEAARCDTFYRHKKGGIRSLTGGVGACKMDDCKFNTDLECYAEGINVATNGGEAICKTFARR is encoded by the coding sequence ATGGCAAAGCCGATACAATCATGCACCGATATGCCGAAGGTAAAGGCCTGCGAGGTTACCGATTGCGCATACAACATCGACAGGAACTGCCATGCCATAGCCATAACCGTCGGCAATTCGGAGGCGGCAAGGTGCGATACCTTCTACAGGCATAAAAAAGGCGGCATAAGGAGCCTGACCGGCGGCGTCGGCGCCTGCAAGATGGACGATTGCAAGTTCAACACCGACCTTGAGTGCTACGCTGAGGGCATAAATGTCGCGACCAACGGGGGCGAGGCGATCTGCAAGACCTTCGCGAGGAGATAG
- a CDS encoding VWA domain-containing protein, with product MEHLIGKGVDKAIQLIHRKRMEAWKGEGAPFGMEGNCRRFSAVASIIAGREIEVSHIRGDTPPRPYWPVLYKMAHPALLPEHGFGWSDGETHFFPVSIVEMPDEAAREGVARALLFFLSFQASRGTLAVAFENRSMLASDRLTADLFWIVENARLCREIFAEYPGVLREWNALAGHLLERRPPARHLNKAEEKVEEFLKEALESTFRGAGGLFNSRSAGESLRLAAGIKGKWNAEGIKTSQYRAIVPFFPWGKLITERIKHGGAASFQAGNIASAAPAPAGDEKAPEKEGPRKGSRYAARTEKVDEKENENGLTLNIYDKIITWAEFVNVKRPFDDDPEDDPGKKADECEELSTASLERTTANTFNAELEKAGAYAGAEEQEADPVEESFFYPEWDYKRRAYRPDYSRLVEAPAEGEDAGFSERVLCEKRGLIRQVTRSFEMVSPSARLLGRQAEGTSIDLNAAVDAMADLEAGHTPDERLYSAYVKTERDISALFLVDLSMSTDGWAGGSKIIDHEKESLVILCEAMKKLRDRYAIYGFSGKSRKGCRFFRVKGFKESYGETVKKRIGGLIPYSYTRMGAAVRHATAILATERARTKLLFILSDGKPNDVDVYEGRYGLEDTRMAIKEAEREGITPFCLTVDTGASDYLPGVFGRGNYAVLPGVDMLAKKLPELYARIIHKL from the coding sequence ATGGAACATCTGATCGGAAAAGGCGTGGACAAGGCCATCCAGCTAATCCACCGTAAGCGCATGGAGGCCTGGAAGGGCGAGGGCGCGCCTTTTGGAATGGAGGGCAATTGCCGGAGGTTTTCGGCTGTCGCGTCGATTATAGCCGGGCGCGAAATCGAGGTCTCGCACATAAGGGGAGACACGCCCCCTCGGCCCTATTGGCCGGTCCTCTATAAAATGGCGCACCCGGCCCTTCTCCCAGAGCACGGGTTCGGCTGGAGCGATGGCGAGACGCATTTTTTTCCGGTCTCGATAGTCGAGATGCCGGACGAGGCTGCGAGGGAAGGGGTGGCAAGGGCGCTACTCTTCTTCCTTTCCTTTCAGGCGAGCCGTGGCACGCTCGCCGTCGCATTCGAAAACCGCTCCATGCTCGCGTCCGACCGCCTCACTGCCGACCTTTTCTGGATTGTCGAGAACGCGAGGCTTTGCCGTGAGATATTCGCCGAGTATCCTGGAGTATTGAGGGAATGGAACGCGCTGGCGGGCCATCTCCTTGAAAGAAGGCCTCCGGCCAGGCACCTTAACAAGGCCGAGGAAAAGGTTGAGGAGTTCCTTAAAGAGGCGCTCGAATCGACCTTCCGGGGCGCAGGCGGCCTTTTCAATTCCAGGAGCGCCGGGGAGAGCCTCCGGCTCGCGGCCGGGATAAAAGGAAAATGGAATGCCGAAGGGATAAAGACGTCGCAATACAGGGCTATAGTCCCTTTTTTCCCCTGGGGGAAGCTCATTACCGAGAGGATTAAACACGGCGGCGCGGCTTCTTTTCAGGCTGGTAATATTGCGAGCGCCGCCCCGGCCCCGGCAGGCGACGAGAAGGCCCCTGAAAAGGAAGGGCCGCGGAAGGGCTCAAGGTACGCGGCCCGGACCGAAAAGGTCGACGAGAAGGAGAACGAGAACGGCCTTACGCTCAATATCTACGACAAGATAATCACCTGGGCCGAGTTCGTGAACGTCAAAAGGCCCTTTGACGACGACCCTGAGGACGACCCCGGTAAAAAGGCCGACGAGTGCGAGGAGCTCTCAACCGCTTCCCTTGAAAGGACTACGGCAAACACCTTTAACGCCGAGCTTGAAAAAGCCGGCGCATACGCCGGGGCCGAGGAGCAGGAAGCCGACCCCGTGGAAGAGTCTTTTTTCTACCCTGAATGGGACTACAAGAGGCGCGCCTACAGGCCCGATTACTCCCGCCTCGTGGAAGCCCCTGCCGAAGGAGAGGACGCGGGCTTCTCGGAAAGGGTGCTTTGCGAAAAGCGCGGGCTTATAAGGCAGGTGACGAGGAGCTTCGAGATGGTGTCACCTTCCGCAAGGCTCCTGGGACGCCAGGCCGAGGGGACGTCAATCGACCTCAACGCGGCCGTGGACGCGATGGCAGACCTCGAGGCGGGGCACACGCCCGACGAGAGGCTTTATTCCGCGTACGTAAAGACCGAGCGCGATATATCGGCTCTCTTTCTCGTGGATTTGAGCATGTCGACAGACGGATGGGCCGGAGGCTCAAAGATAATAGACCATGAAAAGGAATCGCTCGTCATACTCTGCGAGGCGATGAAGAAGCTGCGCGACAGGTACGCGATTTACGGCTTTTCGGGTAAATCCAGGAAGGGCTGCCGTTTCTTCCGCGTAAAGGGCTTCAAGGAAAGCTATGGAGAGACTGTGAAAAAGAGGATAGGCGGGCTCATACCCTATTCATATACACGGATGGGGGCGGCCGTAAGGCACGCGACCGCGATACTCGCAACCGAGAGGGCCCGGACAAAGCTCCTTTTTATCCTCTCCGACGGCAAGCCGAACGACGTGGACGTATACGAAGGGAGGTACGGCCTAGAGGATACGAGGATGGCGATAAAGGAGGCTGAGAGAGAGGGGATAACCCCCTTCTGCCTTACCGTGGACACGGGCGCTTCCGACTACCTGCCGGGGGTCTTCGGGCGCGGGAACTATGCGGTCCTCCCCGGTGTTGACATGCTCGCAAAGAAGCTCCCGGAGCTGTACGCAAGGATAATCCATAAGCTCTGA
- a CDS encoding CbbQ/NirQ/NorQ/GpvN family protein: MGNSDAKEAQAEACASSTKEPYYRPLGREIEIFEAAYKSRMAVLLKGPTGCGKTRFVSHMAWRLGLPVHTVACHDDLTSSDLVGRYLIKGRETIWMDGPLTTAVRGGGICYLDEVVEARKDTTVILHPLSDDRRILSVEKTGEELHAPDSFMLVISYNPGYQHILKDLKPSTRQRFISLEFDYPPEDVESEIVAREGGLDADLAGRLVRAGRRMRKLVDSGLESPPGTRLLVHAAALINKGLSPGEAFEAAVVRPVTDDPELHKAMMDILNASF; this comes from the coding sequence ATGGGCAATTCAGACGCGAAGGAGGCGCAGGCCGAGGCCTGCGCCTCCTCTACCAAAGAGCCTTACTACAGGCCACTGGGCCGTGAAATAGAGATATTCGAGGCCGCATACAAATCGAGGATGGCCGTGCTTCTCAAAGGGCCGACCGGGTGCGGGAAGACCCGTTTCGTCTCGCACATGGCATGGAGGCTCGGGCTTCCGGTCCATACCGTAGCCTGCCATGACGACCTCACGAGCTCGGACCTCGTCGGGCGCTACCTCATAAAGGGGCGCGAGACAATATGGATGGACGGCCCGCTTACCACCGCCGTCCGGGGCGGCGGCATATGCTACCTTGACGAGGTGGTGGAGGCCCGGAAGGACACTACCGTAATACTCCATCCCCTTTCGGACGACAGGCGCATCCTTTCGGTCGAAAAGACCGGCGAGGAGCTCCATGCGCCGGACAGTTTCATGCTGGTCATATCCTACAACCCCGGATACCAGCACATACTGAAGGACCTGAAGCCGTCCACGCGCCAGAGGTTCATCTCACTCGAATTCGATTACCCGCCCGAGGACGTCGAATCGGAGATAGTCGCAAGGGAGGGCGGGCTCGACGCGGACCTTGCAGGCAGGCTCGTCCGCGCCGGGCGGAGGATGAGGAAGCTCGTGGACTCGGGTCTCGAATCGCCTCCCGGCACCAGGCTTCTGGTTCACGCGGCGGCCCTCATAAACAAGGGGCTTTCGCCTGGGGAGGCCTTTGAGGCGGCGGTCGTAAGGCCTGTAACCGACGACCCTGAGCTGCACAAGGCCATGATGGACATACTCAACGCCTCATTCTAA
- a CDS encoding cbb3-type cytochrome c oxidase subunit I, giving the protein MKYQYESQRLSYPYFVAAMLLFGAQIIFGLLIGAQYLWPDLLFPAIPFNIGRMIHINLLIVWLIFGFMGAAYYLLPEEVEGEIYSPKLAMVQFWLFLAGGAAAIVGYLFRWHDGREFLEQPTIIKIGIVIVVLMFIYNMIMTMIKGRRRTSISIVLLIGFLGLAVFYLFAFYKPANMTVDKYYWWWVVHLWVEGVWELIMAAFLSFLLIKLTGIDREVAEKWLYVIVGLTFLTGIIGTGHHYYWIGTPAFWQTWGAWFSAIEVLPFAAMVAFSFKMVSKRARQHPNRAAVLWTVGAAVLSFLGAGVWGFMHTLPSVNFYTHGTQITASHGHLAFYGAYAVIVLAMASYAVPNLRKSSGIITHQKQEVFAFWTMAVSMVFIALALTGAGIVQVYLQRVLGISYMETQAYMGLFYGIRLFFGVTFAIGLVVYLYDFFFPGRSKSLNVA; this is encoded by the coding sequence ATGAAATACCAGTACGAATCGCAACGGCTCAGCTACCCTTACTTCGTAGCCGCCATGCTGCTCTTCGGCGCCCAGATTATCTTCGGGCTCCTTATCGGCGCGCAGTACCTCTGGCCGGACCTTCTCTTCCCGGCCATCCCTTTCAACATCGGCAGGATGATACACATTAACCTGCTTATAGTTTGGCTCATATTCGGCTTCATGGGCGCGGCCTATTACCTCTTGCCCGAGGAGGTCGAGGGCGAGATATATAGCCCTAAACTGGCGATGGTACAGTTCTGGCTTTTTCTCGCGGGCGGCGCTGCCGCAATAGTCGGCTATCTCTTCAGGTGGCACGACGGCAGGGAGTTCCTTGAGCAGCCTACCATCATAAAGATAGGCATAGTCATAGTGGTCCTGATGTTCATCTACAACATGATAATGACCATGATAAAGGGGAGGCGCAGGACCAGCATCTCGATAGTGCTTCTCATAGGCTTCCTCGGGCTCGCGGTCTTCTATCTATTCGCGTTCTACAAGCCCGCTAACATGACCGTGGACAAGTACTACTGGTGGTGGGTGGTCCATCTCTGGGTCGAGGGAGTGTGGGAGCTTATCATGGCCGCTTTCCTCTCGTTCCTCTTGATAAAGCTCACGGGCATAGACCGCGAGGTCGCCGAGAAGTGGCTATATGTCATTGTCGGGCTCACCTTCCTTACCGGCATCATAGGCACCGGCCACCATTATTACTGGATAGGCACCCCGGCTTTCTGGCAGACCTGGGGCGCGTGGTTTTCAGCAATAGAGGTGCTGCCCTTCGCCGCTATGGTGGCCTTCAGCTTCAAGATGGTCAGCAAGCGCGCACGCCAGCACCCGAACCGCGCGGCCGTCCTCTGGACAGTCGGCGCCGCGGTGCTGAGCTTTCTCGGCGCCGGGGTATGGGGCTTTATGCACACGCTCCCGTCGGTCAACTTCTACACGCACGGCACCCAGATAACCGCGAGCCACGGCCACCTCGCCTTCTACGGCGCATACGCCGTAATAGTCCTCGCGATGGCGAGCTACGCGGTCCCGAACCTGAGGAAGTCCAGCGGCATAATCACCCACCAGAAGCAGGAAGTATTCGCCTTCTGGACCATGGCCGTCTCGATGGTCTTCATAGCGCTTGCGCTTACCGGGGCGGGGATTGTCCAGGTGTACCTCCAGAGGGTGCTCGGCATCTCCTATATGGAGACGCAGGCGTACATGGGCCTCTTCTACGGCATCAGGCTCTTCTTCGGGGTGACCTTCGCCATAGGGCTCGTGGTTTACCTCTACGACTTCTTCTTCCCGGGAAGGTCCAAGTCCCTTAACGTGGCATAA
- a CDS encoding cytochrome c encodes MTKMSARNMFIVATVVVTAVFLYLTYLSHVAFTAMTNPEDITPQVAHGKEVWEKHACINCHTLLGEGAYYAPELGNVIDRRGEAFLRTVLETTAVEGWGGTRRMPRFDLSESDIDALVEFFKWMNRVDTHNWPPNKEG; translated from the coding sequence ATGACCAAGATGTCGGCAAGAAACATGTTCATCGTGGCGACTGTCGTAGTGACGGCTGTATTCCTATACCTCACCTACCTGTCCCACGTGGCCTTCACCGCCATGACGAACCCCGAGGACATCACCCCCCAGGTGGCGCACGGCAAGGAGGTCTGGGAAAAGCACGCGTGCATAAACTGCCACACGCTACTCGGGGAGGGGGCCTATTACGCGCCCGAGCTCGGAAACGTGATCGATAGGCGCGGCGAGGCGTTCCTCCGCACGGTCCTTGAGACCACTGCAGTCGAGGGCTGGGGCGGGACGAGGAGGATGCCGCGCTTCGACCTTTCAGAGTCGGACATTGACGCGCTTGTCGAGTTCTTCAAATGGATGAACCGGGTTGACACGCACAACTGGCCCCCGAACAAGGAAGGCTGA
- a CDS encoding ester cyclase — MEARKFNIEEIEEENLSKFDDLDYNVFSGQKWDQFKRSHDNDIVVHWPDGRETRGLGVHIKDLKEMFVYAPDTHIKEHPIRIAQGEWTAVMGIMEGTFSKPMPAGNGQTIQPTGKSFRLTMATIGRWKDGVMVEEWLFWDNKAFMKQIGLLE; from the coding sequence ATGGAAGCAAGGAAGTTCAATATCGAAGAGATAGAAGAAGAGAACCTTTCGAAGTTCGACGACCTGGATTACAACGTCTTTTCGGGCCAGAAATGGGACCAGTTCAAGAGGAGCCACGATAACGACATAGTCGTGCACTGGCCCGACGGACGCGAGACCAGGGGCCTCGGCGTGCACATAAAGGACCTCAAGGAGATGTTCGTATACGCGCCGGACACACACATAAAGGAGCACCCCATAAGGATAGCCCAGGGCGAATGGACGGCGGTGATGGGCATCATGGAGGGGACCTTCTCGAAGCCCATGCCCGCCGGGAACGGCCAGACGATCCAGCCGACCGGCAAATCCTTCAGGCTGACGATGGCCACGATCGGGCGCTGGAAGGACGGCGTGATGGTGGAGGAGTGGCTATTCTGGGACAACAAGGCCTTCATGAAACAGATAGGCCTTCTGGAGTAG
- a CDS encoding N-6 DNA methylase, translated as MPLSLNEIKDRALAFSREWTGERSEKAEAQTFWNEFFNVFGVTRRRLASFEEPVRMARTRFEAKGGKGGFIDLFWRGMLIAEHKSLGRDLDSAYEQALEYFEGLAERDLPRYVIVSDFARIRLYDLDAGSEDEFPLKDLYRNIRLFGFIAGYTTQRITAQDPVNIKAAERMGRLHDRLRSAGYRGHALEVLLVRLLFCLFAEDTSLFERGSFRDFLENSTREDGSDLGPRLMHLFQVLNTPESSRQTNLDEGLAAFPYVNGKLFEEALPIPACDAAMRGLLLDCCALDWGKISPAIFGALFQCVMDEEGSSRRRNLGAHYTSEENILKLINPLFLDGLRAEFESAKRSTSRLFELLKKIERLKFLDPACGCGNFLVIAYRELRELELEILRAARATGQRHLDIFQLVQASVSQFHGIEIEEFPAQIAQVALWLTDHQMNMKVSEEFGQYFRRLPLIDSAKIVCGNALRMDWNEVISAEQVDYILGNPPFVGSKFQNASQRADMEHVFNGIKGAGVLDYVSAWYLKAAKYIRGDEKIDKALEAMPGAQKPPRERVMAAFVSTNSITQGEQVGVLWTELLRRGVKIHFAHRTFQWSNEARGKAAVHCVIIGFALHDTARKVIYDYEDIRGDAHAVVADNINPYIANAPDVVLQRRNLPLCDVPIMRSGNKPIDDGNFLFTPEEKADFIKREPMSAQWFKLWLGGEEFINNIERWYLWLGDCPPQDLKKMPEVMKRVEAVASFRRNSVSAPTRMIADMPTRFHTECIPNGRYLALPEVSSERRPYIPIAFLDKSVLCGNKLRIVEPATMYHFGVLHSLMHMAWVRYTSGRLKSDYQYSIIIVYNNFPWPDAPTEKQKAAIEAAAQAVLDARSAHPEASLADLYDPIAMPPDLRRAHQALDRAVDAAYGKKAFSSDAERVAFLFELYHRYTSLFPAPAKPRKRKKPAPSFA; from the coding sequence ATGCCGTTATCCCTGAACGAGATTAAAGACCGGGCTCTCGCATTTTCGCGCGAGTGGACGGGCGAGCGCTCGGAAAAGGCCGAGGCGCAGACCTTCTGGAACGAGTTTTTCAACGTCTTCGGCGTAACGCGAAGGCGGCTCGCGAGCTTCGAGGAGCCGGTGCGCATGGCGCGCACTAGGTTCGAGGCAAAAGGCGGCAAGGGCGGCTTCATAGACCTATTCTGGCGCGGCATGCTCATAGCCGAGCACAAGTCCCTGGGCCGCGACCTCGACTCGGCCTACGAGCAGGCCCTTGAGTATTTCGAGGGGCTTGCCGAGCGCGACCTCCCCCGCTATGTCATCGTCTCGGACTTCGCGCGCATCCGACTCTACGACCTCGACGCCGGAAGCGAAGACGAGTTCCCCCTTAAAGACCTCTACCGGAACATCAGGCTTTTCGGGTTTATCGCCGGGTATACCACGCAGCGGATAACCGCGCAGGACCCGGTCAATATAAAGGCCGCCGAGCGCATGGGCAGGCTCCACGATCGCCTCCGCTCAGCCGGTTACAGGGGGCACGCCCTCGAGGTGCTCCTTGTCCGCCTCCTCTTCTGCCTTTTCGCCGAGGACACCTCGCTTTTCGAGCGCGGCTCGTTCCGCGATTTCCTAGAGAACAGCACGCGCGAGGACGGCTCCGACCTCGGCCCCAGGCTCATGCATCTTTTCCAGGTGCTGAACACCCCTGAAAGCAGCCGCCAGACGAACCTCGACGAGGGGCTTGCCGCCTTCCCGTATGTGAACGGCAAGCTCTTCGAGGAGGCCCTGCCCATCCCGGCCTGCGACGCCGCGATGCGCGGCCTCCTGCTCGACTGCTGCGCGCTCGACTGGGGCAAGATTTCCCCGGCCATCTTCGGCGCGCTCTTCCAGTGCGTGATGGACGAGGAGGGCTCTTCCCGCCGCCGCAACCTCGGCGCGCACTACACGAGCGAGGAGAACATCCTGAAGCTCATAAACCCGCTCTTCCTCGACGGCCTTCGGGCCGAGTTCGAGTCCGCGAAGCGGAGCACCAGCAGGCTTTTCGAGCTGCTGAAGAAGATAGAAAGGCTCAAGTTCCTCGACCCGGCCTGCGGGTGCGGCAACTTCCTCGTCATCGCCTACAGGGAGCTGAGGGAGCTTGAGCTTGAGATACTCCGCGCCGCGCGCGCGACCGGCCAGAGGCACCTCGACATCTTCCAGCTCGTTCAGGCGAGCGTAAGCCAGTTCCACGGAATAGAGATAGAGGAGTTCCCGGCCCAGATAGCCCAGGTCGCGCTATGGCTCACCGACCACCAGATGAACATGAAGGTTTCAGAGGAGTTCGGGCAGTACTTCCGCCGCCTTCCGCTCATCGACTCCGCGAAAATCGTTTGCGGCAACGCCCTCCGCATGGACTGGAACGAGGTAATATCCGCGGAGCAGGTGGACTACATACTCGGCAACCCGCCGTTTGTGGGCTCTAAATTTCAGAACGCTTCACAGCGGGCGGACATGGAACATGTTTTCAACGGCATAAAAGGAGCTGGCGTCCTCGATTATGTCTCCGCATGGTATCTGAAGGCGGCGAAATATATCAGGGGAGACGAAAAGATCGACAAAGCCTTGGAAGCGATGCCAGGAGCCCAGAAGCCGCCAAGGGAGAGGGTGATGGCCGCCTTTGTCTCGACGAACTCCATCACACAGGGCGAGCAGGTCGGCGTGCTGTGGACCGAGCTCCTGAGGCGCGGGGTAAAGATACACTTCGCCCACCGCACCTTTCAATGGAGCAACGAGGCGCGAGGCAAGGCCGCGGTGCATTGCGTGATAATCGGATTTGCCCTGCACGACACCGCACGAAAGGTCATTTACGATTATGAAGACATCAGGGGCGATGCGCATGCAGTGGTGGCGGACAACATTAATCCATATATAGCAAACGCGCCAGACGTAGTATTGCAACGCCGAAACTTGCCTCTCTGCGATGTTCCAATCATGCGCAGCGGCAACAAACCAATCGACGATGGCAATTTTTTATTCACGCCCGAGGAAAAAGCCGACTTCATCAAAAGAGAGCCAATGTCTGCGCAATGGTTTAAACTCTGGCTGGGCGGCGAGGAATTTATTAATAATATTGAACGTTGGTATCTCTGGTTGGGTGATTGCCCTCCTCAGGACTTGAAAAAAATGCCTGAGGTAATGAAGCGTGTTGAGGCAGTCGCTTCGTTCCGGCGCAATAGCGTAAGCGCACCAACTCGAATGATTGCCGATATGCCTACTCGATTCCACACGGAATGTATTCCAAACGGACGTTATCTTGCGTTACCGGAAGTTTCATCAGAACGCCGCCCTTATATACCAATTGCGTTTCTAGATAAATCCGTTCTTTGTGGAAACAAGCTGAGGATAGTTGAACCTGCAACAATGTATCATTTCGGCGTATTACATTCTTTAATGCACATGGCATGGGTACGATATACAAGCGGCAGGTTGAAAAGTGATTACCAGTATTCAATCATCATCGTCTACAACAACTTCCCCTGGCCTGACGCGCCCACCGAAAAACAGAAGGCGGCAATAGAGGCCGCCGCGCAAGCGGTGCTCGACGCGCGCTCCGCGCACCCCGAGGCCTCGCTCGCGGACCTCTACGACCCCATAGCCATGCCGCCTGATTTGAGGCGCGCGCACCAGGCCCTTGACAGGGCCGTTGACGCGGCCTACGGGAAGAAGGCCTTCTCATCCGACGCGGAACGGGTCGCGTTCCTCTTCGAGCTCTACCACAGGTACACGAGCCTCTTCCCCGCCCCGGCCAAGCCTAGAAAACGAAAGAAGCCTGCCCCGTCCTTCGCCTGA
- a CDS encoding tetratricopeptide repeat protein — protein MTRLFAISALLLFTASHSFADFKSCFEAYSEDDFDIAFKECKIPAEQGHAQAQAILGSLYEHGEGVERDYAKAIRWYTKAAEQGNSFAQNSLGHMLYSRGKGPGDYAEAIKWYTRAAEQGNVDAQAQLGYIYGAGKGVPRNYSESLKWSTKAARQGSDAAQYNLGLMYFEGKGMPRDYSEALKWYTRAAEQGNASAQNNLGAMYHNGRGVPKDYVAAYKWYHLSAAQGYEIARKNLKELEIIMTPAQIARGQKLSREFKPRPPR, from the coding sequence ATGACGCGACTATTTGCGATTTCAGCATTGCTTTTATTTACCGCATCGCATTCTTTCGCCGATTTTAAAAGCTGCTTTGAAGCGTATTCGGAAGATGATTTCGACATTGCTTTCAAGGAGTGCAAAATTCCGGCAGAGCAGGGGCATGCCCAGGCCCAGGCCATTCTCGGGTCTTTGTACGAGCACGGCGAGGGAGTGGAAAGGGATTACGCGAAGGCGATAAGGTGGTACACAAAAGCCGCGGAGCAGGGTAACTCCTTCGCTCAAAACAGCCTGGGGCACATGTTGTACAGCCGCGGCAAGGGGCCGGGGGACTACGCCGAAGCGATAAAGTGGTACACAAGGGCGGCGGAGCAGGGAAATGTGGACGCCCAGGCCCAGCTCGGGTATATTTACGGGGCCGGCAAGGGAGTGCCGCGGAACTATTCCGAATCGCTGAAATGGAGCACGAAGGCGGCAAGGCAGGGCTCTGATGCCGCCCAGTATAACCTGGGCCTCATGTATTTCGAGGGCAAGGGAATGCCGAGGGACTATTCCGAGGCGCTAAAATGGTACACGCGGGCGGCGGAGCAGGGGAACGCGTCCGCTCAGAATAACCTCGGGGCCATGTATCACAACGGGCGCGGCGTGCCAAAGGATTACGTTGCGGCTTACAAGTGGTATCATCTTTCGGCGGCACAGGGATATGAGATAGCAAGAAAGAACCTCAAGGAGCTTGAAATAATAATGACGCCTGCCCAGATTGCAAGAGGGCAAAAGCTCTCAAGGGAATTCAAGCCCAGGCCGCCCAGGTAA